Proteins from a single region of Massilibacterium senegalense:
- a CDS encoding cytochrome P450, whose amino-acid sequence MTFSSTTSLNFNPTERDYLQNPYPYYEKLRSYHPITWVQNSIHKGWMVTGYKEAITILTDQRFQSFTPTPQKILARLQKDMVLFKNYPNHQPSRMMLNRVFTNEMVHHFIPFIEKTITELLTIASKKQTFDLIRDFAFPLPSLVIAEILGIPLADREMFRHWSNTLIQTIDLTRDEAILEEGKQIVFQLMRYFNHLIKERKTHPSEDLISKLIIEGMEERELLATCILLLIAGQETTVNLISNGIYTLFQHPEELQKLKENRALIKSAVEEILRYESPTQMIVRKATIDCTVANVNIKKDHHVYISLGAANRDPNVFDQPSAFCISRQPNAHLAFGISNHFCLGATLARLEAKIAIEHFLTQFPSFQLAEETVQWRHLSGFRALASLPII is encoded by the coding sequence ATGACATTCTCCTCCACCACTTCCCTAAATTTTAATCCAACCGAGCGTGATTACCTTCAAAATCCATATCCTTATTACGAAAAACTACGCAGTTATCACCCTATTACATGGGTACAAAACAGTATACATAAAGGCTGGATGGTAACTGGATACAAAGAAGCAATCACCATTTTAACCGATCAACGATTTCAAAGTTTTACACCAACTCCACAAAAAATATTGGCTCGTTTACAAAAAGACATGGTTTTATTTAAAAATTACCCAAACCATCAACCATCGCGTATGATGTTGAACCGAGTATTTACAAATGAGATGGTTCATCACTTTATTCCCTTTATAGAAAAAACCATAACAGAACTTTTGACCATTGCTTCTAAAAAACAAACATTTGATCTTATTCGAGATTTTGCATTCCCACTACCGAGTTTAGTTATTGCTGAAATATTAGGCATCCCACTTGCTGACCGTGAAATGTTTCGACATTGGTCGAACACACTCATTCAAACGATTGATTTAACGAGAGATGAAGCCATTTTAGAAGAAGGAAAACAAATTGTCTTTCAACTGATGCGCTATTTTAATCATTTGATAAAAGAGAGAAAAACTCATCCTAGCGAAGATTTGATTAGTAAATTAATAATCGAAGGAATGGAAGAAAGAGAACTATTAGCTACCTGTATTTTATTATTAATTGCGGGACAAGAAACAACGGTCAACTTAATAAGTAACGGGATTTATACGTTATTCCAACACCCAGAAGAATTACAAAAGTTAAAAGAAAATAGAGCACTAATCAAAAGTGCTGTGGAAGAAATACTACGATATGAAAGCCCCACACAAATGATTGTACGAAAAGCTACGATAGATTGTACCGTAGCAAATGTAAACATCAAAAAAGATCATCATGTATACATTTCACTGGGAGCTGCTAACAGGGATCCAAACGTATTTGACCAACCATCCGCGTTCTGTATTTCGCGACAACCAAATGCTCATCTCGCTTTTGGAATAAGCAATCATTTCTGTTTAGGTGCAACACTAGCAAGACTGGAAGCAAAAATTGCAATCGAGCATTTTCTTACTCAATTCCCGTCTTTTCAACTAGCAGAAGAAACTGTTCAGTGGCGTCATTTATCTGGATTTCGAGCGTTAGCTAGCTTACCTATTATATGA